Genomic DNA from Synechococcus sp. MU1643:
GGTAAAGGGAGCCTGCCTGGTGCTGATCGGGCGAGGTTGCTTTGACCGATGGGCCGGCTGGGCAGAAGCCGGCATCGCCACCGCCGGAACGGCAACGGAACAATTGGTGGGCCTGGGCATTCCTGCCCTGTCCCTGCCGGGACCAGGGCCGCAGTTCAAGCCGGGCTTCGCCCGCCGTCAGAGCCGCCTGCTGGGGGGAGCCGTTCGTCCGTGCCCTGACGAATCCGAGCTCACCAAACGGCTCGAATACCTCCTGGCTGACCCGGCACTCCGCTCCCAGCTGGGACGGATCGGTACGCAGCGGATGGGGCCAGCAGGGGGAAGCGATCAGCTGGCACGACTGATCCTGGATCGCTTCAACGGATACTGAAGGTCCCCGGTTGGTTGCGATGGCCGCGATTCAGGACCCCACCCTCGTCAAACTTTGTGCCCAGTTGGCCAGTCGGCTGAGCATCAGCCTTGCCAGTGCCCGGCGCCAGGTGGAACAGGCCGCAGCCCGTGAAGGTCACCGCGATGTGGAAGGACGGCGAGCGATGGCTGAATCCATGCTGGCCGCCCTCGACAAGGACAACGGAGGCCACGCCCGTCAGCTGGACGCGTTGCTCGAGAACAGCGAAGGCGACGGCAACTTCATGCTGGAAGACTGAGCTCCAGGCTCAGTGCTCAAAGATCTGGTGAAAACGCAGTCGATCCAACTCAGCAACCACCGGAACACATTGAAAGCAGCGCTGCGCCAGATCCCAACGCCCTTCCCGCCGCAACATCTGCTCCAAGCGCTCTCGGGCTGATAGAAGGTAGCGGACGTCGTTGGCGGCATAGGCCAGCTGGACATCCGTGAGTTCGTCCACCCGGCCCCAGTCACTGCTCTGGGCACCCTTGTCCAGCTCAACACCGACCAATTCCATCACCAGATCCTTAAGGCCATGGCGGGGGGTGTAAGTGCGGCCGAGCCGACTGCCGACCTTGGTGCAGAACACGGGATTCACTGCAATCCCCAAACCGGCCGCAAGCGCTGCCACATCGAAACGGGCGAAGTGAAACACCTTCTCAACGGTGGACGCCTCAAACAGGCGCTTGAGGTTGGGTGCCTCGGTCTGGCCTAGGCCAATGCGGACGCAGGCCACGCGGTCCTCGGCGTCGGCGATCTGAACCAGGCAAAGCCGATCACGCCCATGGATCAGCCCCATCGCTTCAGTGTCAACGGCAAGCCGCGGGGACTGCAGGTAGCGCTCCGTCCAAGCTGCATCGAGATCGCGATCAAAGACGGCGAATTCCGCTGGGGATGACGACTTCTCAGCCATGACTTCAGGAAGGGATGGGGCCAGTGTGGCCAATCGCCTCCAAAGCAAGTCTCAATACTCTCCTCTTGAATCTCGAAATGAGATCGTTTTTGATTGGTGAAGTTATCCCGCGCCTGTGTTCTCTCGCAGAAAGCCTTCGCGCACCTGTCTGGCAGACATCGAGCAGTACTTCCATCAGCCGCCACCGCAATTCCTCGACCTGGAACTGGCTGTCTGCTGGATCCTCGAGTGCTTGCTCAAAGACGACAACTACCCATCCGCACTTCTGCAGAAACTGATCCGGGAGGAGCCACAACTGCGGCTTTCTGAAACCGTCCTGCAACAGGCCCTGGAGTTCCTTGAGCAACAGGGCTCGATCAGCAGTTACACCCAACGCTGCCCGAGTCGCGGGCGGCCCCGGCGCATGCTGCATCTTGAATCCGATGCACGCAGCGAAGCCGAACGACTGATGCAGCCCTGGCGCAGCTGGCTGGACTCCCACCGGTTCGCTTTGAACTAAGCAATGCAGCCTGCGCAAGGCTTAAAAAGGGTTGCCACCACCTGAATGCCATGCCTGCAGGATTCCAATCCACCCTCCTGCTGACTGTTCTGCTGGCGATTGGTCTGGTGTTCTTTCTGCGTGCAGCCAGCAAAGACCGAACCACAGTGGTGGACGTGATGTCCCCCCAACCCCCCATCACCGTGCTCGATGGGCTCAGTACCTGGCTGGAAGACCGCGGTTGGAGCCAAGATGGCGGCGATGCAGAGCGGCAGGTGCTCCGCTTCAAGGGGAAAGTGGCCTCCAGCCAATCCCTAGCCGTGTTGCTGTCAGGACTGGCGGCCATTGGCTCCGCCTGCTTCAGTTTGGTCCTGCGGCAGCTGGCACCTCAACTGCACTGGTGGCCTCTTCTGCTGATCGGCTTGGGCCCTTTGGCAGGCGCCCTCTACACGCGACGAGCAGCTCGCACAGAAGCCCTGGAGCTGCAATTGCTACCGGCCCCCGAGGGAAAGGGCAGCGCCATTCGCCTACGGGCCCATCGGGACGAATTGATCGCCATCGAACTGGAACTGGCTGAGACCCTGCAACTCGCCAGTGATGGGTCCCTGCTCTCCTCCCCGATCTGAACCATGCGTCTGCCGGCCTGGATGCAACGCCGTCGCTTTGCCTCAGGGCTTGCCATCACAGGCCTGTCGCTGGCAACCCTCGCGATGACCAAAGCTGCGGAACAACACAACTGGCTTGGCACACCCGAGGCCAGCAACGAACCAGCAGAGCAACCCGCACCGGAACAGCCAGACCCCTGTCCCTCGCCTGCCACGCCAGACCCCCTGCTGGGTCCACGCACGAAGAAACCCGGGAGCTGGGTCGGCCGTAGCCCTGTTCAAACCAACCTGCCGATCGTCGTTATGGCAGGGCACGCCGACTCCCAGGGCACCGCCAGTCCAGGAACCCCGGGATATGCCGTGGATCAGCAGAAGCGACCGCCGATGCAACCGGGCATTCGCGATGAGCTGTTCTGGAACCGCCAGGTTCAGGCCGCTGTGGTGAGCCAAGGCCAAGCCCGTGGCTTGAACATCCGCGCCTACACCCCTCCTTCCATCAGCATCGCGAACGACGACGACCCCAGCACCAACTGGTCGAAAGCCAAAGTGTTTTCGGAGCGTGGTGAATACGTTCTGGAGATCCATTTCGATGCCTATCAGCCCCATGGCTTCGGCTCCGGTCTGATTCCTGTGCTCGCGAATGTGCGTGAACTGAACCTCGTCGATGAAAGCCTGGCCGAGGCATTTGGGCGCTACCCACGATTTTTCCGAGGAGGCCTTGGCGGTCCGCGTCGCGGCATCGGAATTCTTGAAATCGCCATGCTTAAGCCCCCCCTCGAGACGAACCTGAGAGATCCGAGCTCAAGGGAGCACACGGTGAACTGCCTGGCCGAGCGCGTGGTGAATGCACTCGTCCAAGGCGTCAGTTAGTTGATCGCGCCATGGGGGCGGCAACGCTCATCAAGCGAGTCATCACCGAGCCAATCCTGAGGCTTGGTGAACAGTTCGGTTAGCAGGGACTCCCGTGATCCAGCCTCAGCGGTGTAGCCGTACTCCCAACGCGCCAGCGGGGGAAGAGACATCAAGATCGACTCTGTCCGTCCATTGGTCTGCAGGCCAAAAATCGTGCCGCGGTCCCAAACCAGGTTGAACTCCACATAACGACCCCGGCGATAGAGCTGAAAGTCCCTCTCGCGATCGCCATAGGCCATCGGATGACGCTTCTCCACGATGGGGGCATAGGCCGGAAGGAAGGCTCTGCCGTTGGCCTGCCCCAAGGAGAACAGCTGCTCCCAACTCAACGGGCGTGCTCCCAAACGGGCTGACACCTGAGCCGCAGGACCGGAGGGATCCTGGCCCTTGTAGATCGTGCCGTTGGCATCTTGGTAGTCGTAAAAGATGCCGCCCACGCCGCGGGTTTCATCGCGGTGCTTCAAATAGAAGTACTCATCGCACCAGGGCTTGAATACCTTGTGCAGATCCGGGTGAACCGAATCACAGGCCGCCTGATGGGTGCGATGGAAGTGACGTGCGTCGTCGAGGAAGGGGTAGTAGGGGGTCAGGTCAGCACCCCCGCCAAACCACCACACAGGGCCAGCCTCGAAATAGCGGTAGTTGAGGTGAACCGTCGGGATGTAGGGATTGCGCGGATGCAGCACCATCGAGGTTCCCGTGGCGAACCATGGATGCCCCTTCGCTTCCGGACGCTGCTTGAGAATCGACGGGGGCAGTTCTTCTCCCTGAACCTCAGAGAAATTCACGCCGCCTTGTTCGAAGACGCGGCCCTCACGCATCACCCGGGAGCGCCCCCCACCCCCTTCAGGCCTGACCCAACTTTCTTCAACGAAGCGACCTTCACCATCAAGCGCTTCAAGGCCCGCACAGATTTCGTCCTGCAGCCCCATCACCATCGCCCGGGCCCGCTCTCTGGAATCGCTGGGGGGCAGTTCAAGGGGAGCCTTGCTGACACCCACGTCCTGGCGTCCGAGGACGCGGCGAATCAGGGAGCGAACCATGTGTCAGAGACTGGAGACATCGAAACCTAACCAGGTCACCCCAGACCTGGACAAGCATCCGTCAGGGACTGTCACGGGCGGCGCCCCTAGGATCCAGCTTGCCTTGATGAAACGGATGACCCCGGTCGAGCAGGCCAACCAAGCCCTCCAGCAAGTCAAAGATGCCGGCAGTGGCAAAACGGCCCTGGAGCTCGGCTGGATTGAACAGATCCGCATCACCCCGCCGCGGGCAGTGTTTCGCCTCAGCCTTCCAGGCTTCGCCCAAAGCCAGCGTGACCGCATCGTGGTCGAGGCACGGGGCGCTCTGATGGGGCTCGATGGCATTGAGGACGTGCAGATCGAGATCGGTCAACCGCCAAGCGAGGGAGGTATTGGCCACGCCGGCCATGGTCAGCCGGCTGAACGCCAGTCGATTCCCGGTGTCCGCCAGGTGATTGCGGTGAGCAGCGGCAAGGGCGGTGTCGGCAAAAGCACCGTCGCCGTCAATCTGGCCTGCGCTCTCGCCCAGTCCGGCCTGCGGGTGGGACTCCTTGACGCCGATATTTACGGGCCAAACGCACCCACCATGCTGGGCGTCGCAGACCAAACGCCGGAGGTGCAGGGCAGCGGCGATCAGCAGCGGATCGTCCCGATCGAGACCTGCGGCATCGCCATGGTGTCAATGGGTCTGCTGATCGACGATCACCAACCTGTGATCTGGCGAGGCCCGATGCTCAACGGCATCATTCGGCAGTTCCTGTATCAGGCCGAATGGGGCGAGAGGGACGTTCTCATCGTTGACCTGCCACCCGGCACCGGTGATGCACAACTCTCCCTGGCCCAAGCAGTGCCGATGGCCGGTGTTGTGATCGTGACCACCCCACAACAGGTGTCGCTGCAGGATGCGCGTCGGGGTCTCTCCATGTTCCGGCAGATGGGCATTCCCATCCTCGGCGTGGTGGAAAACATGAGCGCCTTCATACCCCCAGACCGTCCTGACTGCAGCTACGCCCTCTTCGGCAGTGGCGGCGGCGCCCAACTCGCCGCGGACTACGACGTTCCCCTCTTGGCTCAGATCCCCATGGAAATGCCTGTGCAGGAAGGCGGTGACACGGGGCGACCGATCGTGATCAACCGCAGCGACTCCGCCAGCGCCGCCGAGTTCAAGGGCCTCGCTGAAGCTGTGCTCAAGGCCGTCACCCAGCCCGTCTGACGATGTTCAGCCGACGTGACCGCCGCAGATCGCACCGGGAGTGGGTGCTCTGGGGTGTTCCGCTCGGCATGATCACCATCTCAGGGGTGCTGATCGCCAGCACCCAACGCCAGGCAGACTATGCCGACTGGTATCACCACTGGATCACCGCGGCATTCGGAGTGCTGCTGGCGCTGGGACTGGAGCGGCTGCCCCTGCAGCGTCTCCGACCTCTTTTGATGACCGTCTACGCCCTCACAGTAATCAGCCTTGTGGCGGTGCGCGTGATTGGAACCACAGCGCTGGGCGCCCAACGCTGGATCAGCATTGGCGGGGTTCATGTTCAGCCATCGGAATTCGCCAAGATCGCGGCGATCCTGCTCGTGGCAGCGGTGTTGTCGCGACACCCGGTGGAACGACCGATTGATCTGATACGCCCGCTCGGGGTGATTGCGGTGCCTTGGCTGCTGGTGTTCATCCAGCCTGATCTCGGCACATCGCTCGTGTTCGGCGCCCTGATGCTCACGATGCTCTATTGGTCGGGGATGCCGATCGAATGGGTGATTCTGTTGTTATCACCCCTGATGACAGCCCTGCTCTCAGGCCTTCTCCCCTGGGCCATGGGCCTCTGGATCCCGCTGATGGTGGTTCTTGCATACCGCTCCCTGCCCTGGAAACGGCTGGCGGCGACAGCCACCCTGGCTGTTCACGGCGCCATGGCGGCTGTGACGCCATGGCTCTGGATGAATGGTCTGAAGGATTATCAACGGGACCGTTTGGTGCTGTTCCTCGACCCCAGTCAGGATCCATTGGGCGGGGGCTATCACCTGCTCCAGAGCACCGTGGGCATTGGTTCAGGCGGCGTCTTGGGCACAGGTCTTCTTCAAGGACAACTGACCAAACTTCGTTTCATCCCTGAACAGCACACCGATTTCATCTTCAGCGCCCTGGGCGAGGAAACCGGATTTGTTGGCTGTCTTCTGGTGGTTCTTGGCTTCGCCGCCTTGATGGCACGGTTGCTCCAGATCGCGCGCAATGCCCGCACCGACTTCGAATCACTCGTGGTGATCGGGATCGGCACGATGCTGATGTTCCAGGTGGTGGTCAACATCTTCATGACCATCGGCCTGGGCCCCGTCACAGGAATCCCCCTGCCCTTCCTCAGTTATGGGCGCTCAGCCATGGTGGTGAACTTCATCGCGCTCGGCCTCTGCCTTTCGGTGGTCCGGCAAAGCCGTCGCTCCTTCGCGCAACTCCGTTGACCGGGCCATCCTTCACCGACCTGCGGCAACGACTGGCGCAGGACGTGCCCCAAGGCCGCTGCGATGAGATTGGTGTCCGGCGGCTTTGGTGGGCTGCTCTGGAAACCCTGCAACAGAATCTGCTCGAGCAGGGCATTGAAGGCGGGATCTGGCTGGCTGCACCCCTGCCGGCTCTCTACGAACCGGAGTTGCTCAAACATCTGCAGGGATGGGTGTGGGCTCCAGATCAACTGGACCAACTGAGTCCGCATCCAACGGCACTGCCGGGGCGGTCCAGCAGCGATGAGCACGGCCCCC
This window encodes:
- a CDS encoding helix-turn-helix transcriptional regulator gives rise to the protein MFSRRKPSRTCLADIEQYFHQPPPQFLDLELAVCWILECLLKDDNYPSALLQKLIREEPQLRLSETVLQQALEFLEQQGSISSYTQRCPSRGRPRRMLHLESDARSEAERLMQPWRSWLDSHRFALN
- a CDS encoding ribonuclease D, whose protein sequence is MAEKSSSPAEFAVFDRDLDAAWTERYLQSPRLAVDTEAMGLIHGRDRLCLVQIADAEDRVACVRIGLGQTEAPNLKRLFEASTVEKVFHFARFDVAALAAGLGIAVNPVFCTKVGSRLGRTYTPRHGLKDLVMELVGVELDKGAQSSDWGRVDELTDVQLAYAANDVRYLLSARERLEQMLRREGRWDLAQRCFQCVPVVAELDRLRFHQIFEH
- a CDS encoding cofactor assembly of complex C subunit B, with amino-acid sequence MPAGFQSTLLLTVLLAIGLVFFLRAASKDRTTVVDVMSPQPPITVLDGLSTWLEDRGWSQDGGDAERQVLRFKGKVASSQSLAVLLSGLAAIGSACFSLVLRQLAPQLHWWPLLLIGLGPLAGALYTRRAARTEALELQLLPAPEGKGSAIRLRAHRDELIAIELELAETLQLASDGSLLSSPI
- a CDS encoding Mrp/NBP35 family ATP-binding protein, with amino-acid sequence MTPVEQANQALQQVKDAGSGKTALELGWIEQIRITPPRAVFRLSLPGFAQSQRDRIVVEARGALMGLDGIEDVQIEIGQPPSEGGIGHAGHGQPAERQSIPGVRQVIAVSSGKGGVGKSTVAVNLACALAQSGLRVGLLDADIYGPNAPTMLGVADQTPEVQGSGDQQRIVPIETCGIAMVSMGLLIDDHQPVIWRGPMLNGIIRQFLYQAEWGERDVLIVDLPPGTGDAQLSLAQAVPMAGVVIVTTPQQVSLQDARRGLSMFRQMGIPILGVVENMSAFIPPDRPDCSYALFGSGGGAQLAADYDVPLLAQIPMEMPVQEGGDTGRPIVINRSDSASAAEFKGLAEAVLKAVTQPV
- the hemF gene encoding oxygen-dependent coproporphyrinogen oxidase — translated: MVRSLIRRVLGRQDVGVSKAPLELPPSDSRERARAMVMGLQDEICAGLEALDGEGRFVEESWVRPEGGGGRSRVMREGRVFEQGGVNFSEVQGEELPPSILKQRPEAKGHPWFATGTSMVLHPRNPYIPTVHLNYRYFEAGPVWWFGGGADLTPYYPFLDDARHFHRTHQAACDSVHPDLHKVFKPWCDEYFYLKHRDETRGVGGIFYDYQDANGTIYKGQDPSGPAAQVSARLGARPLSWEQLFSLGQANGRAFLPAYAPIVEKRHPMAYGDRERDFQLYRRGRYVEFNLVWDRGTIFGLQTNGRTESILMSLPPLARWEYGYTAEAGSRESLLTELFTKPQDWLGDDSLDERCRPHGAIN
- the rodA gene encoding rod shape-determining protein RodA, producing MFSRRDRRRSHREWVLWGVPLGMITISGVLIASTQRQADYADWYHHWITAAFGVLLALGLERLPLQRLRPLLMTVYALTVISLVAVRVIGTTALGAQRWISIGGVHVQPSEFAKIAAILLVAAVLSRHPVERPIDLIRPLGVIAVPWLLVFIQPDLGTSLVFGALMLTMLYWSGMPIEWVILLLSPLMTALLSGLLPWAMGLWIPLMVVLAYRSLPWKRLAATATLAVHGAMAAVTPWLWMNGLKDYQRDRLVLFLDPSQDPLGGGYHLLQSTVGIGSGGVLGTGLLQGQLTKLRFIPEQHTDFIFSALGEETGFVGCLLVVLGFAALMARLLQIARNARTDFESLVVIGIGTMLMFQVVVNIFMTIGLGPVTGIPLPFLSYGRSAMVVNFIALGLCLSVVRQSRRSFAQLR
- a CDS encoding N-acetylmuramoyl-L-alanine amidase, whose product is MRLPAWMQRRRFASGLAITGLSLATLAMTKAAEQHNWLGTPEASNEPAEQPAPEQPDPCPSPATPDPLLGPRTKKPGSWVGRSPVQTNLPIVVMAGHADSQGTASPGTPGYAVDQQKRPPMQPGIRDELFWNRQVQAAVVSQGQARGLNIRAYTPPSISIANDDDPSTNWSKAKVFSERGEYVLEIHFDAYQPHGFGSGLIPVLANVRELNLVDESLAEAFGRYPRFFRGGLGGPRRGIGILEIAMLKPPLETNLRDPSSREHTVNCLAERVVNALVQGVS